Genomic window (Melioribacteraceae bacterium):
TTATAATAATACACATACGATTGAAGAAGAAATCAAGGGTCAAGAAGAGATTGTTATAATAATCCCATGTCAATCTGGTGAAGAACTTAATTGGATTAAATCTGATCCATTACTAAGAGATTTTGCTATTGGTGATGATGGAAACATAAGTCGAAATATTCTAAGTCCGATGCGTGCCAAAGGTCTGGAATTTAATAGAGTTGTACTCTATAACTTTGGAAACCAAGCTGCCATCGACTATGGCGACTTTAACCTAGAAAGCTTCTTATACGAGGACGATAAAGCAATTTTGAATAAGCCAGAAGAACAACTTCGCTTCGAATTTTTTATAAATAACCTATATGTTGGAGCGAGCAGGCCTAAATATAGTCTTCTAATTGTCGACTCACGGAAAGGTTATGAGTTTTTTTGGGGGACTCTCAGAAACAATTACTTGGATCTTTTGGAGCACTATAGTTCTAATTTTTCAACATTGGATATTTGGTCTGAAGATTATGTTACCATATTTGAAGAAGGTTCTTCAATTGCTTGGGGAGAACATAAAGATGAACCCTTACTCTTAGCACGTTCATTCGAAAAACAAGGTGTGCAAACAAAAAATATTGATGATTTAAAGCTTGCAGAACAGAATTATAATAGAGCTAAAAATTACAATGAAGAGAAACGAGTAAAAGCACTTAGACTATACTGGTCAAAATCATTCGAAGATTCTGGTGATTTATACAAATCTTTGGGGTTGTATGATGAGGCATTAGGATCCTATTGGGATGGTAAAATTTACGCGAAAATTCAAGAACTTACCAAACTTAAAGTGAATTTAATTTATCGTCCTCAAGCAAATGCAGCAGAATATATGCTTGAACCTTCTGATTATGATAAAGCTCAGAAATTTCTTAACCAGATTTATGACCATTTCCAGAACAGAAGCACTAAACAAGATCTAACTTTTCAGATATGTAATTCTTCAACATGGCCACATGTTTTAAAAGTCCTAGTAACCAATCTTAGTAAGTTTTGTGTTAGCGAAAACAACGAAACACTTTCAAGAAATATCAATTACCGATTATCCAACTCGATTGAAAATCTTCTTGGTAAAGATTCCAGCAATGATATTGCCTTAATTAAATATTATGACGATTATAAACAAGAAGCTATTCTTCAGTGGGAATCGAACGAGAACAATAAATATCCAAAAGAATACTACATAGCTAAATCGGAAGTAACATCGTATCCCGAAAAGCTCAACTGGTTGGATAAATTGAATAATTCAGATGCCATATTATTCACCTATGGTGAACATAAAAACGAAATCGATGACCTCACTGAAGACTTGATTAGTATTATTATTAAGGTAATAGTACAAAATAATATGAAAGAAGATTTCCTATTTATTCTTCAAAAAGTTGGTATTAATAAAGTTAAGTCATCTTTCCTAACATTAGATTTCCTACTAGATGTTGCTTTGGATTATGATAATTACGAATTAATCGCATCTTATCTAGCCGATAATTTTACCGAAACTCAGTTAAATATTAACCTTAAATCGTTACGTAAAAAGGACCCTCAGAAGTACTTAATTATTAATCTTGCCCTATATCAAAAGATAATTCAGAAGGACTCTATAAAAGATATGATCCTTTTTGTTAATAATCTTTTACTACACAATAATGATCGTAAAGAAGAGTATTCTTATATTTTTAATTGTATAACTCTTGAATACCTTAAAAAGGTGAATCATGATACAATTCCGCTAGACAAATTTACCTATGAGGAAATATCTAAATATCTTTGCTCAAATTATATTTCTCATGATAAAACTAAAGAATGGGATCCCAAGTATGATTTTTATACGGTTTTAATTGCTTTTGAAAAATTTGGGAAAATTATTGATGCACTTAACTTTTATGAATCAATTTATAAAAATGAAAATAATGAAGAAGATTTAATTAAGTTGAGTAAAGAGAGATGGGTAAAACAAAAAATTAAACAATATGAAAAAAATGAAAAAAATGAAAAATATGAAAAACATAATAATCAGAAGAATAAAGAAGAAGCACAATCGCTTTTCAAAGAGTGGGGTATCGTAAATAAGTATGATTCTATAAAAGAGATTCCTGAATACAAATTTTATTATGAATATTCTAAAGATAAAGCTATTAATGGTGTCATCGCTTCTATTATCCACCCAACAAAAAAAATTACTCCGGTTGAAAAGGGAAGTTCAGTTATAACCGATTCCCCTGAACGGATTAATGAAATCAAAAAATATGCTGAGGGAATTAATTCAAAATCTTTTAATTATGAATTCATTGGCCAATTAAATCTTAGTGATAAGATCAAATATGAAATTGAGCATAAACCATTAATCTATAAGACGCGTATTAAGTATGTGTCTCCCACTTCGGAGGAACTTGTCTCAATTTTACATGACAAGAAAACCATAACTGGTGAAGTTGAGTTTATTCATTATGATGGTTCAACGGATGTGTACTTCAATAATGATTGGAATTTATTTGTTTCTTTTTATAACGGTACAATAAGCTTTTCATATAATGAAATTGGCAATGTACTTTTATCTTTAAAAATTCGCGAAAATTAAAATTATGTATAAACTTACCCTTTCTTTGTTGCAAAATTTTTCTTCGGCGGTCAAGCACCATTTCTTGATCGCCGAATCGTTTCTACCATGTCCGCCATTTATTGGAGGGTTCTAAAATGTTTTTTAAGAATTCTGCGCCTCAATAAAATGGCCTTAAAAGAATGAGTGATTCGATGTTAATCAGAAATTGTAGAGTAGCTATCTCAATCTGAATTCAATTTCTGTAATCGAATTATCGAAATTCTTAGCTATTTTATTGCAGCGTATGTTCTTTTGCATACTTTTCTGGAGTTTACCCCGCATTTTTACGGGGCCAAGAAAAGTATGATTACAAGTTTTTAGCAAAATATTTTTTAAGGAAACCCCAAATGCAACTTAAGCCCTCCGTAAAACTCACCGGCATCACAAGCGAGTTGCTCCTCGGCCAAGTTATCTTTACTGACATATGCAAAAAATATAATGTCGAAATGGTAATATCCTCTTTACTCGATTCAAAGCACTCTCAAAAATCCCTCCATTATTCCGGCAACGCAGCGGAACTCCGCACCTCCAACATTCCCGATCAACTAACCAGAAATAAAATCCTTGAAGAAATCAAAATCTCACTTGGTGCTCATTATGATATCGTTGATGAAGTTACCCATTTTCACATTGAGTACCAGCCTATTGACTTCCAACAGCATAAGCTTAAAAATTCTATTAATAATCACTAAAATAACTTGACTTAAATATCTCATTAAACTAATTTGAGTTAAAATAATTAGGGATAATAGGGATTATGTGGGGTACATGTGCTTTATAATACTCTTCTGATTTTCATCCCAATCTATTAATTAATGTATAGTTCAAAAATTAACCTATTGTCATGATATTTTCTCACCCGGATCAATATCAAGACTTTTAGTTGGTTAATTAACATTTTGCTATACAATTCTTAATACAATTCAAGGAGAATTTATGATAGGTAGTGCTTTTAAAAATCAAAAAGACAATGTAATTGATTTATACGATGGTTATAAACGAATTAGAGGAAAAGACAATGATGGAATAAATTTAGAGTTTTTGGAGAGTAGAGTTAATGCTTTAATAAATGGGAAGTATACTCTTGCTGTCGCTGGTGAAGTTAATGCCGGAAAGTCTACTTTTATTAATGCACTTTTAGGTGTTGAATTACTTCCATCTGATGTACTTCAATCTTCTTCTGCTATTGTTGAAATTTGCAAATCGAATGAACCGTATTTGAAAGTTCAGTATGCTGCTGGTAATGAAATAATCCTGAATCATGGTGAAATGGCTTCGGATGGAGATATTTTTCAAAGAAAAATTAAAGAAGTATGCAGCATTAATGATAAGCATAGAGATTTACCTACAACCTTAATAGATAACTATATAATTAAAAGTAATAACAAGATAGAAGTAACCGATAAGTTAATTAATATTTTAGAGCAAAATTCACAATTGTATTTATCCGACAAGCAAGAACTTCTTAAGGAGTACATTGAAAAGCGGTCTAAGGATGATATCCCAATTGAAATACAAATAGGATTCCCATTAAAATGGGATTTTGATCAGCTAAGAATAGTTGACAGCCCTGGCGTTAATGCTGTAGGCGGAGTTCAAGACATTTCATTTGAATATTTTGAAGAGGCAAACGCAATCATTTTTATTAACAGAATAGATCCCATAGAATCTAAGTCTTTTCGGGATTTCGTTAATTCAGTAATAACAGAAAGAAGCAAAGAAACATTATTTTTAGTTTTAACGCACGCTGGTTTAAAAACAGATGAAGATGTTATCCGATTACAAACAGAGGCTAAACGGCTTTATAAAAATGATATATCGGAAGAAAAAATATTAGTCGTAGATAGCATACTGAAGTTGATCTATAACGACATAAGAAATAATATAAGCGTAGAACAAATCGAAGAATCTTCTCCTATCAAAGCAGATATTCTTCCAAAATTCCAAAGGAAAGCCGAGAAACAGAACAGCACCTTAGAAAATATTCTGCTTCAGAATTCACATTTTGAAGAATTGTTTGACACTATCGATAGATTTTCTTTACAAGCACCAAGTTTGCAACTAATCGAAATAATGGAAAAGATTAAAGAAGGATATAACAATCAAGAAGAGCAGTTAGCCGATGAAGTTAATCTAAAAAAGAAGAAAAAGATTAACCCACAAGTATTTGAGGAAGAAATAGAACGGATAAAAAGTGCACTTAATAAATATGAGAATCTCACACATAAAACAAAGGAAGAGTTTGAACAAAGCTACACTGGAAGACATTCAAACTGGAATGCAAAAATAAAAGAGCTTAAACTAAAATACCCGGAACTAATAAATTCTGGTACGTCTGCTGAAAATATAAGAAAGCATTTTGCTGATGCCTTTAATGAAGTTGATAAAACTATTGAAAAATTTTCAAAATCAATTACAAAAGAACTGAATTTAAAACTTCAAGAATCCGGCAAGAAGTTTCAAGAAGAGCATAAAATCACCATCCCCAAAGTTGACCTTGATGCAATTGAAAACGAAGCAAGTAAAACTGCTTATAAGAAAGAGGACGTTATAGAAGAGCAAACTAAATCTTATGAAGAGCGAAGATGGTACACTCTATGGCTTTACAAACACACGGTTTATTATACTGAACGAGTTAAGACCGGGGAAAGAGATGTATTTGATGATGATTTATACGTGGGAAATTTGAAATCGAGTCTAATTGATGAGTTTTATAAAATAGTAAATGATTTGCCAAATAAATCTAAAGAAGTGTTGCAAAGTTATCTGTCTAATTTCGAGAAAAATATTAAAGATGTTATTGACGAAAGAAAGAATGCATTAGAAAAAGAGATAAAGAAGAAGCAATCAAATGACGAATTAATTAGAGAAATTAATGAATTAGAAATAAAAAAAAAGTCAATCCAACCAGTGTTAAAAAGAGCAGAGGAAATTATGGAGGACTTAAAATGATACAAGATAAAATCAAATACGATATAGAACAAGAATTTAGTGAACTAAAAAAAAGTATTGGCAATAATCTGCAAGATGATTTCAATATAAACACTCAAAAGGACTTTCTAAAAAACCATATTCCCACCGAAATTATAGTCAAGTCTGAGATACTTTTAGACACTTTATTAAACTATCTGATGGAAACAGCAATCAAAGAATTAGATAAGTTAGATGTTGAGATACAAAATGACTTCTTCAATCAAGATTTTAGAAACAAAGTACGAGAATGGGTAGAACAAACAGAGAACCAATTAGAATTAACAACGCCCGAAGTGGTGTTTTCAGCTGATCCAAGATGGAGGCAAGGCGCAATTAATGGCGGAACAGCTTTTATTATAGGCACTGCGGTTACAATTTTTGTCTTTGATCCAACAAAAATTGTTTGGGCTATTGTATCTGGTTTAGTAACAATAATTGCTTCAGCCTATTTATTCAAAAAAGCTTTTGAAAAAGCTGAGCCGAAGGCAAGATCAATTATAAAGTCTGATGTCGAAATATTTATCAATAATGCTGAGCAGCAAATAACTGATTGGCTGAAAACAGTTACAAAAGTATTCAGTGAAGAATTTAACAATTTCTGCAATTCACGAAGTATTAATATTAACGGTAAAATATAATGAGTGAAGAAGAAAGAAAAAAAATCGAAGCGAACCAAAAGAAACTTGAAGAAGCATATCGGACACTCCTGCCTTGGTGGGGTGCTTTAAATATTCAATACCCTTTAGAAAAGAAAACTTTATCGGAAGTTGAAGGATATTTGAACAGAGTATATTTATTTCCCTTAGCAGAAATAACAATTAATAACACCGTTGAGAACATAGCAGAATTTATTAATGAAAGATATCAGACCATTCTTTCGGCAATATATTCTGCCGGCTTGTCGATCGCGACTATTATTAAAGGAGAAAGGGGTAAAATAGAGGTTTATTTGGGTTTTATAGCAGAAGACGGCGTTACTAATGACCCCAAATACTTTGAATCGATCATAAATGGAGTATTACCCGGTGAAAAAATAAAATATGAAGACAATATAAATCTTGCTTCGTTGGTTGTAAATCTCCCAAGTGGAGGTATCGTTACCGGAATTCCTTCCTTAAAAATTGAAGATGAAAAACAGCAATTCAAATTGTCTTCAGTCATAAGAAGTATGTATGGCAGAGAGTATTTACTGGTTATTCTTTCAAAACCGGTAAGTCAACAAGAAATGCAGAATAGGTTGGTGCAACTTTTAAGTTTTAGAGATCAATGCCACGAACTTGTAAAAGTTTCCGTGGGAGAAGAAAAAGGAACCGGAAAATCAGTTTCTCAAAATGAACAGAATACCAAAGGTATTTCATCGACAAAAGGGCATAGTGTCGGTGTCGGTATTGGCGGTGGTATCCCAATTGGACCAGTAATTTTTGGAGGTGGATTAAGTTATTCTCATAACTGGTCAAAGACAGAAACCGAAAGCAAAACAACCGGAACAATAGAGACAACATCAGAGCAAAACTCTTTGTCACTCACGATAGAAAGACAAAACGGTTTGGCACTTGAACTTGAAAAAATTTCTGATCACTTTATTGAAAGGATTATGCAAGGTTTTAACACCGGTTTTTGGGAAACCACGGTTACTTTTGCCGCCGCTGACAAGGTATCTTGTGATATTTTAGGTGGAAGTTTTATTGGCGAACTTTCAAAACCTAGCGATAAACTATTTCCTCCTCGATTATACACTGGTGATCTTGAATCAAAGAAAATATTTTTACCTTTAACAGATTCAAACAACCCTATTTTTCCCAAAAGTCTTTCTTCATATTTAACAAGTGTAGAACTTTCACAAATCAGCGCACCACCAAAAGAATCGCTACCTGGCTATGAAATTAAAAAAATGCCGCCGCTTGCCTTGACAGATATTAAAGGGGAAGGTGATATAACTCTCGGCTCTATTGCAGATTATGGAAATACATTGGATTGCAATATCAATCTTTCCAAGGAAGATCTTAACAAACACCTATTTGTATGCGGCTTAACCGGAAGCGGTAAAACGACAACAGTTAAGCATATTCTAAAAAGTTTAACAGAAAAACACCACATTCCATTTTTAGTTTTGGAATCAGCAAAAAGAGACTACAGACAATTGCTTGGGGATGAAATATTTAAAGGGAAGTTGAATGTTTTTACCATCGGAGATGCCACTGTCAGTCCTATTCGTTTTAATCCATTTTACATTCAAGCGGGTGTACATCCCTCTGTTCATATTGATTACTTAAAAGCGATTTTTAATGCCAGCTTTTCGCTTTATGGTCCGATGCCTCATATAATCGAAAAATGTCTGCACAATATTTATATTAAAAAGGGCTGGAACTTAACAACCGGAATGCACCCCAATTTTATCAAATCAAAAAATGAATATGATGATGAACGATATAACTTTCCAGAACATTTTTATTGTTTTCCTACTCTTTCAGATTTGAAGGAAGAGGTTAACAATTATGTGAAAGAAGAACTTGAATACAAAGGTGAACTCAGAGACAACATCCGCACAGCTATTGTTGCAAGATTAGAAAGTCTTTGTGTAGGGGCAAAGGGATTGATGTTTAATACATACGACTTTTATCCAATGGAAAAATTATTGAATAAAAGCACCATTTTTGAAATGGAAAATTTAGCTGACGACGATGATAAAGCATTTTTTGTGGGATTAATACTCGTTCTTTTGAGTGAATATCGTCAAAAAGATAATCCAGCTATTAATCCTGGCAGAGCAAATAAAGGATTACAACATCTACTGGTGATAGAAGAAGCTCATCGATTACTTAAAAATGTAACTACAGAGCGAACAAGTGAAATGATGGGCAATCCGAAAGGTAAAGCAGTCGAAGTTTTCTGTAATGTAATTTCTGAAATGAGAGCATTAGGACAAGGCGTTGCAGTAGTTGAACAAATTCCGACAAAAATATCACCCGATGTTATAAAAAACTCAAACACTAAAATAGTCCATCGATTAGTTTCTTCAGATGACCAATCGCTCCTGGCGGGTTCATTGGGTATTTCTGATGAAGATGCTCTTTATTTAACCAGATTAAAAACGGGTCACATCTTATGTCACAAAGAAGGAATGGAAAGACCGGTTGAATGCGTTGTAATCAATGATGTTTTAAGTAAAGCAAAGAGTGATAGAAAAATATGCGAAATTATGAACGAAGAAAATATTGAAACATTACATCCATTTGAAACTTACAGTTTATCTCTTCTTCTAGGCAAAGATGGGAATGAATTAGCTGTTAAGTATTTAAATTCATTTTGCGCATTAGATTCCAATCACCTTAATGCTCTAAATGTAGAATGTAAAAAAGAATTTAATAAGGTCTTGATTCAAAAAAATCTTCAAAGACAATTCTTAGTATCAATTTATTCCGATTTTATTACGTTAAAGATTCATGAGTTTTTGAACAGAGGCTTATATTCAATATCTCTCAAACTTCCGAATGGATTTAAAGATAATTTATTCTCGGCAATTGAAAGTTCTGATAAATCAAGTTATAAGTCATTAATAAAAGAATTAAAAAATATATGGGGAGTAGAACCAAAGCTATTTATAATGGAAATTGTTCAAGAATTATCCTTGAAGATATTGTTAAAAAAGAAAAACGACTTTACAGCAGAAAAAGTAAATTCAATTGTAGCATCTTTTTTTGTAATAAACAGTCAAAAGATAACTGAAGAAATTTCTCAAAACATTGTGAAGAAAACTGGAGATATAAATGGTTGAACCAATCAGTGCTATAGCAACTAAAACTTCAGAAACAGTAGTTAGCACCAAGGAAGTATTGGCAGAATCTTTTAAAGAATCTGGGGAAACAGCACTCAAGGAAACGCTGATAAAGGATGTTTTACCAGAAATTGAAAATAGTTCTTTGGAAACTTTGAAAACCCAAAATGAAGAAGAGCTAAACTCAATTAAAGAGGCAAAAATTAGCCAGATAGAACTTAATCGAGAGAATGGTGCACTAAGAGAAGAAAATGCTCTAACCGATTTTCAAAAAGAATTTCCCGAAACTGATGGCTTCAAGTATCATCAAGAGGCATACTTAAGAAACGAACAAGGAGATATTGTTAAAGATAGTTTAACTGGTGAAGCTAGAAGGGTTGACATTATGGTGGAAAAAGATGGCATAATTTGTAAGAGCTATGAAATTACTTCAGAAACCGCGCCGAAGGAATTACAGATTGCAAAAGAAGAAAGGATAAGACAAAACGGTGGCAATTTTATCTTAGATAGAGATACTGGCAAGTTAATTGAGTTGCCTAAAAATGTTACCACAGAAATAAGGAGATACAAATAATGTCTAAAATAAAAGTTTATGATAAATTAACCTGGCATTTTCCAGAAGGCAATAATTGTCCAAATATTGATGCCGCGAAAAATCATTTTGAGTCAGTTATGAAATGGTTGGATGAGAATGATTTTCTTAGTAAAGAAGGCAAAGAAATTTATGCCTTAGGCATTGATTCAGATTTTTCAATTAACTCGGCAATGCTAACGGATCAGGGAAATCATATTTTCGAAAAGAATTATTCAAAATTGCTAAAAGAAATTGATTATAAGAGTATAGACACATTCAAAAAATTAAACAAACTTCTTATGTTATAAAGGTTTATTTATTCTAATTATTTCACAAGAAAGTATAACAGTTGATCAAATAGTCAGTGATTTCACCTTCAGATTTGTGTTCTAAGTAAAAATCATCTTCTGGGCTGCGCCTTAACAGCCACGACCATTTTCAAAAATTTATTAAATATGCGGGGGCACAATGAATTCATTAAAACTACGCAAAGAAATGCAGAATATCGTTCTTGTTTTAGCATGGGGATTACTCATTATTTCAGTCTTTCTTTTGCTTCGTAATATTGTTTTTCTTAACAGCATCTCATCAATGATTAATTTTCAGCAAGCAACAAAAAATTTTATACCACCTGTCGAAATCAATTTTACTCTTTATTTTATTCAAGCTGGTTTTGAGTTCCTACTATATGTTACAGTTTTTCTCTTCTCCACATTTCTGCTGAAATATCAAAACAAATGGAGAAAAAGACTCATAATTATATTAGTTGTAGCTATAATATTTTATTCGCTTTCACCGCAAATTAACTATTATAATATTGATAAAATAAGATTTCACAATTTTGCCGATACAAAATTATTGTTCTCTTATATCTGGTCAATTGTTCTATCAACATGGTTTTTGCTTACAATTAGAATTATGATGAAAGAAGAAATCAAATTGTTATTTAAATAAACCACGTAAACGTCATAATTGTCTAACAGCTGATGGACATGCTACTGGTTGGTCGCAATGCCTTAATTTCAATTATAATTAGCGCGTGAATATTTCAAATGAAAATCATAATTCGCAGTTTTCTGTTTTTACTTTTTTTCGCAATATTATTATCCGCACAATATAAAACCATAATAAAATATAATAAGCTTTTTAATCGATACGATTATTATGATGGAAATGGTAAAAAACTTGGTACTTCGAAATATAATGATCTACTCAAAAGAATTGACCATTATGATTCACGCGGTAAGAAGGAAGGTTCAACTAAGTATAATGGTTTAAATAAGGGATACACCACCTATGATGCTTCTGGTAGAAAAAATTCTTCTACGAAATACAATGGTCTTCTTAAACAATATGAACATTATGATCATACTGGACGTAAAAATGGAAAAACAAAATACAATCAGATTATTGACCAATATGATATTTATGATTCTTATGGAAGAAAAACTGGCAAAATAAAATACAATAGTTTATTAAAGCGCTATGAGATTAAAACGAATTAGTTTACAGCCTCCAAGACTCCCATTTTTAGGAATCTTGGAGATGGTAGTTAAATATACTATTTCTTCCTTGGGAAGCGTTCAGTTTTCTTACCCACTTTAATAAAGGCAAATGGTTCTTTAAGATTCTTTCCACCGTTTTTATTAACCGTTGATGCGGAATTGTGCTCATAAAAATTTAGTGTTATAGTCGGAGCCACTTCTCCCTTTGTAATTGATTCCGCATTATTAAGTAAGTCGTTTTCAATTTGTTCTCTTTCAGTAAAATTTTCATACTCTACTTTGAGTATCCAACTTTTCCCTTTTTGGGTATATCTCATGTCTATTAAAATAATACGAAAGTCCTCGCCTGTACCCCTCAATCGCAAAATTTCATCTTGTACTTTTTGTACTTTTTTATCAACCTCTGATCCTATTAACCAAAAAACACCTTTTTTCACTGCAGCATATTTGTATTCAGTACTTTTCGGTTCATTAAATTTATTGTACCAAAAATTAGCAATCGCTTTTATTCTTTCATATTCTAAATCATTATTCAATAAAATTTTTGCTAATAAAGCCTTTTTTTTACTTCCTAGTTTAGTATATCTAGACCTCCCGATTTTTTCAAATCCTACTACCTCTTTTATCCCGGCTATATTTTTTTTAAGAGCATTATTAATTACGCCAATCCCAATATTGTCAATTCTCTTATTGGTAATGACCCCGGCAAAAAGTAAAACTAAATCTTCAACTGATAAATCATTATTTTCTTTAAGTCTATTTTTAATGTATTTATCCGCATCAACATAATTTTTATCCTGCATATATCTCATCAATTGTTCAAAACATTTTATTGTAAGTTTTTTGTTTTTTATTTCGATCGAATGTATTCTTTTAAACTGATCAACAGCACGTATATCCTCACCACCGCCACGGACAAATGTGGCTCTTGAAATATAAATTGGGTTCTTAATGCCTGTCAATTCGGAAAAGTACAGATGCATGATGGTTTCTAAGTTTTCTTCAACTACTCTCTTTTTTTTATTTGTTTTCTTCCAATCACTTAATGCCTTTTTACTGTCAGCGTATTCTGATAGATTAAATGCATTATCAAGCAAATAGTACTTAGATTCAAGAAATTCCATAACACCTCAATAATAGTTGTTGTTAAATAGTTTGTATTTAAACATAATAAATAGAATATTAAATTATACTACCGACCATAAAAATTACTTACTTCGAAATATATATTAACTTCTGTTTTATCTATCAACTCCAAGGTAATTACATCAAAACTTCTACCGTCTTCCAAATGGTTCAACTCTTGCCGCCTAACTGTATAACTAATTTCTAATTCTTCAAACATATTTTCAATGTATTCATACTCAGCGGCTATTCCATCCTCTGT
Coding sequences:
- a CDS encoding dynamin family protein → MIGSAFKNQKDNVIDLYDGYKRIRGKDNDGINLEFLESRVNALINGKYTLAVAGEVNAGKSTFINALLGVELLPSDVLQSSSAIVEICKSNEPYLKVQYAAGNEIILNHGEMASDGDIFQRKIKEVCSINDKHRDLPTTLIDNYIIKSNNKIEVTDKLINILEQNSQLYLSDKQELLKEYIEKRSKDDIPIEIQIGFPLKWDFDQLRIVDSPGVNAVGGVQDISFEYFEEANAIIFINRIDPIESKSFRDFVNSVITERSKETLFLVLTHAGLKTDEDVIRLQTEAKRLYKNDISEEKILVVDSILKLIYNDIRNNISVEQIEESSPIKADILPKFQRKAEKQNSTLENILLQNSHFEELFDTIDRFSLQAPSLQLIEIMEKIKEGYNNQEEQLADEVNLKKKKKINPQVFEEEIERIKSALNKYENLTHKTKEEFEQSYTGRHSNWNAKIKELKLKYPELINSGTSAENIRKHFADAFNEVDKTIEKFSKSITKELNLKLQESGKKFQEEHKITIPKVDLDAIENEASKTAYKKEDVIEEQTKSYEERRWYTLWLYKHTVYYTERVKTGERDVFDDDLYVGNLKSSLIDEFYKIVNDLPNKSKEVLQSYLSNFEKNIKDVIDERKNALEKEIKKKQSNDELIREINELEIKKKSIQPVLKRAEEIMEDLK
- a CDS encoding ATP-binding protein, whose product is MSEEERKKIEANQKKLEEAYRTLLPWWGALNIQYPLEKKTLSEVEGYLNRVYLFPLAEITINNTVENIAEFINERYQTILSAIYSAGLSIATIIKGERGKIEVYLGFIAEDGVTNDPKYFESIINGVLPGEKIKYEDNINLASLVVNLPSGGIVTGIPSLKIEDEKQQFKLSSVIRSMYGREYLLVILSKPVSQQEMQNRLVQLLSFRDQCHELVKVSVGEEKGTGKSVSQNEQNTKGISSTKGHSVGVGIGGGIPIGPVIFGGGLSYSHNWSKTETESKTTGTIETTSEQNSLSLTIERQNGLALELEKISDHFIERIMQGFNTGFWETTVTFAAADKVSCDILGGSFIGELSKPSDKLFPPRLYTGDLESKKIFLPLTDSNNPIFPKSLSSYLTSVELSQISAPPKESLPGYEIKKMPPLALTDIKGEGDITLGSIADYGNTLDCNINLSKEDLNKHLFVCGLTGSGKTTTVKHILKSLTEKHHIPFLVLESAKRDYRQLLGDEIFKGKLNVFTIGDATVSPIRFNPFYIQAGVHPSVHIDYLKAIFNASFSLYGPMPHIIEKCLHNIYIKKGWNLTTGMHPNFIKSKNEYDDERYNFPEHFYCFPTLSDLKEEVNNYVKEELEYKGELRDNIRTAIVARLESLCVGAKGLMFNTYDFYPMEKLLNKSTIFEMENLADDDDKAFFVGLILVLLSEYRQKDNPAINPGRANKGLQHLLVIEEAHRLLKNVTTERTSEMMGNPKGKAVEVFCNVISEMRALGQGVAVVEQIPTKISPDVIKNSNTKIVHRLVSSDDQSLLAGSLGISDEDALYLTRLKTGHILCHKEGMERPVECVVINDVLSKAKSDRKICEIMNEENIETLHPFETYSLSLLLGKDGNELAVKYLNSFCALDSNHLNALNVECKKEFNKVLIQKNLQRQFLVSIYSDFITLKIHEFLNRGLYSISLKLPNGFKDNLFSAIESSDKSSYKSLIKELKNIWGVEPKLFIMEIVQELSLKILLKKKNDFTAEKVNSIVASFFVINSQKITEEISQNIVKKTGDING